The following proteins are co-located in the Ailuropoda melanoleuca isolate Jingjing chromosome 13, ASM200744v2, whole genome shotgun sequence genome:
- the SPPL2C gene encoding signal peptide peptidase-like 2C translates to MAFPGCFFLLLLTSTVAQGEYGVVHVVSENWSKDYCILFSSDYVTLPRDLHHAPLLPLHDGTLAPWCPGRDPSPRAQPSFPHRRPLRHTTAMVMWGNCSFYAKGWLAQGQGAHGLLIVSRVGGQQCSDSSPAPQDPHRPLPGLTIPVAVLRYTDMLDILSHTRGSAAVRVALYAPPEPIFDYNMVVIFVLAVGTVAAGGYWAGLTEADRLQRRRARRGGGPGGRPQRVAVAAPGAQEEDDEDVPVDFTPAMTGAVVAMSCAIMLLLYFLYDCFVYVMIAIFGLGAGTGLYSCLAPLVHCLPLQPWPWAVAGRRTRLQLPPLLLAGLCTVVTALWVAHRNEDRWAWLLQDTLGVAYCLFVLRQVRLPTLRNCASFLLALLAFDVFFVFVTPLLTRTGESIMVEVASGPMDSLSHERLPMVLKVPRLSFSAQTLCDQPFSILGFGDIVVPGFLVAYCHRFDVQIRSRQVYFVACTMAYAVGLLVTFVAMVLMQMGQPALLYLVSSTLLTSLAVAACRQELTLFWTGQGRAKTPAQPVAGFRDAPSSGSEKKQEDTADVHTASKFEGATSHPAGDLDGNLEENTAETATVSEDEATGPDGHSDSSEGWCDANLDPDELPHASPGASEEPVPRMPTAMLRPMMPLMPPPSELGHAQAHDAGLPWTGLHKRKGLKVKKSLSTQAPL, encoded by the coding sequence ATGGCGTTCCcgggctgcttcttcctcctcctcctcaccagcACCGTGGCCCAGGGGGAGTACGGCGTGGTCCACGTGGTGTCAGAGAACTGGAGCAAGGACTACTGCATCCTGTTCAGCTCCGACTATGTCACCCTACCCCGGGACCTGCACCAtgccccactcctgcccctgcaCGATGGCACCCTGGCACCCTGGTGCCCAGGCCGGGACCCCTCGCCCCGGGCCCAGCCCAGCTTCCCCCACCGGCGGCCCCTCCGCCACACCACCGCCATGGTCATGTGGGGCAACTGCAGCTTCTATGCCAagggctggctggctcagggccAAGGTGCCCACGGGCTGCTCATCGTGAGCCGGGTCGGCGGCCAGCAGTGTTCGGACAGCTCCCCGGCCCCCCAGGACCCCCACCGGCCCCTGCCGGGCCTCACCATCCCTGTGGCCGTGCTCCGCTACACCGACATGCTCGACATCCTCAGCCACACGCGCGGCAGCGCCGCGGTCCGCGTGGCCCTGTACGCGCCCCCCGAGCCCATCTTCGACTACAACATGGTGGTCATCTTCGTCCTGGCCGTGGGCACCGTGGCGGCCGGCGGCTACTGGGCCGGCCTGACTGAGGCCGACCGGCTGCAGCGGCGCCGGGCCCGACGAGGAGGGGGGCCGGGCGGGCGCCCTCAGCGGGTCGCGGTGGCGGCCCCAGGGGCACAGGAGGAAGACGACGAGGACGTGCCGGTGGACTTCACGCCGGCCATGACGGGGGCCGTGGTCGCCATGTCCTGCGCCATCATGCTGCTGCTCTACTTCCTCTACGACTGCTTCGTCTACGTCATGATCGCCATCTTCGGCCTGGGCGCGGGCACCGGCCTCTACAGCTGCCTGGCGCCCCTGGTGCACTGCCTGCCCCTGCAGCCGTGGCCGTGGGCCGTGGCCGGCCGGCGGACCCGACTGCAGCTGCCCCCGCTGCTGCTGGCCGGCCTGTGCACCGTGGTGACCGCCCTCTGGGTGGCCCACCGCAACGAGGACCGCTGGGCCTGGCTCCTGCAGGACACGCTGGGTGTGGCCTACTGCCTCTTCGTGCTGCGGCAGGTGCGGCTGCCCACACTCAGGAACTGTGCCTCTTTCCTGCTGGCCCTGCTGGCCTTCGAtgtcttctttgtctttgtcACGCCCCTCCTCACCAGGACCGGGGAGAGCATCATGGTGGAAGTCGCCTCGGGCCCCATGGATTCCTTGAGCCACGAGAGGCTACCCATGGTGCTCAAAGTGCCCCGGCTGAGCTTCTCAGCCCAGACGCTGTGCGACCAGCCCTTTTCCATCCTGGGCTTCGGTGACATTGTGGTCCCTGGCTTCCTGGTGGCCTACTGTCACCGCTTTGATGTGCAAATCCGCTCCCGCCAGGTCTACTTCGTGGCCTGCACCATGGCCTACGCCGTGGGCCTGCTGGTCACCTTTGTTGCCATGGTCCTCATGCAGATGGGCCAGCCCGCCCTGCTGTACCTGGTGTCCAGCACCCTGCTCACCAGCCTGGCCGTGGCCGCCTGCCGCCAAGAGCTCACCCTCTTCTGGACTGGCCAGGGCAGAGCCAAGACACCCGCCCAGCCCGTGGCCGGGTTCCGTGATGCCCCTTCGTCTGGCTCGGAGAAGAAGCAGGAGGATACAGCAGACGTCCACACAGCCAGCAAGTTTGAGGGCGCCACCAGCCACCCGGCAGGGGACTTGGACGGCAACCTCGAGGAGAACACGGCCGAGACTGCCACCGTATCTGAGGATGAAGCCACTGGCCCGGATGGCCACAGTGACAGCTCCGAGGGCTGGTGCGATGCCAACCTGGACCCTGACGAACTGCCTCATGCCTCCCCGGGGGCCTCGGAGGAGCCCGTGCCACGGATGCCGACGGCCATGCTGAGACCGATGATGCCACTGATGCCACCGCCCTCAGAGCTGGGCCACGCCCAGGCCCACGATGCCGGCCTGCCCTGGACGGGCCTCCACAAGAGGAAGGGCTTGAAGGTAAAGAAGAGCCTGTCGACCCAGGCTCCCTTGTGA